The DNA window GATCCGCCGGGAGGCCCCGAAGATGCTCATCCGCCAGGCGTAGCGCAGGGCCAGCACGGCGGCCTGCACGAGGACCAACCCCAGGGCGTACAGAGCGAGCTGCCGGATCGGAACGCCGCGGGCGATGCCGTCGATGGCCAGGCGCACCAGGACGGGGTTGATCATCACCAGCAACGCCGCGACGATGCTCAGCAGGAAACCGACGGCGTAGGATCGGCGGTGACGCCACAGGTAGGCGCGCAGCCGGGGGCTCATGGACTATCCGCTCCCCGACGGCACGCCGTAGGCCAGCAGCACCCCCAGGGCGCGCAGCGAGAGGTCGACCTCCCGGTCGGCGCCCTGCTCGCTGGTCCATCCGCCGTCCTCCCGCTGGAGCCCCAACAGCCTGCGGATGGCCGGGGCGACCAACGGGTCTTCGGCGGCGAATCCGGCCGTGTGCAGACCGCCGAGGAGCTCGACCAGCCGGTCGGCGGTCCAGGCTTCCGGATTCACCCGCTCCAGCGCCTCGAGACCCGCAGCGGCGCTCCCCGGCCCTTCGATCATCGCCATCACCACGGCCGCCAGCACCGCCACCTGCAGCGGTTCGTCTTCGGGCCGGCCGCCGTCGCGCCAGGCGCGAAGCGCCTGGGCGGCGCGCTGGACGCTGTCGTGGCGCACCCCCAGCAGCCGGGCCAGCCAGTAGGCGCCCAGCGCGGTGCAGTAGGTCCGCCCGGCGGCGTGTCCCGGCCGCGCCAGCGGCGGCGGATCATACTTGATGAGCGCCGGACTCTCCTCCCATGTCCCGTCGGGCCGCTGCACGGTGAGGAGATAGGCTCCCGCGCGCTCCACCTGGCTCGTGCCGGCGAGCCGCAGGTCGTGCAGCCACTGCAGGGCGGCGGCGGTGGAGGTCACGGCGGAGGGCCGACCGGGCACCATCTGGTAGGGAAAGCCGCCGTCCTCGTTCTGCCGGGTGAGCAGGGCGCGGACGGCCTTCGGCTCAGGCCGCTCCCGGCCGAGGAGCCCGGCCAGCCGTCCACGCTCCAGCTCGTCCCCGTTCTCCTGGATGTAGGCGACGGCTCTGGCCAGGTAACCGTTCATCCCTCCACCATGCATTCCCTCATGGGCGCCACCCGGATCCCGGCCGCCTCCAGCGCCTGACGCACGGCGGCGGCGATCGCCGGACTCCCGGGGGTGTCGGCGTGGACGCACAGGGTCTGGGCCCGAAGACGGACGGGCGCCCCCTCCACCGAATCCACCACACCGTCCCGCACCATCCGGACGGCGCGGGCCGCGGCGGCCCGCGCATCGGTGAGCAACGCGTTGGGTCGATCGCGCGGCACCAGCCGGCCGGCGGCGGTGTAGCCGCGGTCGATGAACGCCTCCTCGGCGGTCCGCAGCCCCATGGACCTGAAGACCTCGGCCATGGGGGATCCGGCCAGGGCCACCGCGATCAGCCGCGAATCGACGCGGCGAATCGCCTCGCCGATGGCGCGCGCCGTCGCCGCATCGTCCACCGCCACATTGTACAGCGCCCCGTGGGCCTTGATGTGGACAAGAGCCGTCCCGGCCGCCCGGGCGACCTCCTGCAACCGCTCGATCTGCCGGACCAGCGTGTCCACCAGCGCCTCGTGGGACATGGCCATGGGGCGTCTGCCGAACCCCTCCCGGTCCGGGTAGGAGGGGTGCGCTCCGATGCCGACGCCCCGCGCCGTGGCCTCCAGTACGGCCCGTCGCATCGACCGCTCGTCTCCGGCGTGTCCGCCGCAGGCGATGTTGGCGGAGGTGATCACCGCCAGCAGGGCGGTGTCGGTAGAGGCGCCCTCGCCCAGGTCGGCGTTCAGGTCAATCTTCATGAACTCCTCAGGGTGCCCAGAAACTCTTCGATGGCGGCGTTGGTCTCCCGCGGCCGCTCCAGCATGACCATGTGCCCGGCTCCGGGCACGATCACCAGTCGCGACCCGGCGATCTGCTCGTGCAGATACCGGGCGTACTTCACGGGCGTCATCCGATCCTCCTCGCCGCAGATGATGAGCGTGGGCACCGTGATCTCCCGGACGCGCGCCATCACATCGAAGTGATCCGCCGCCCAGAAGTCGTCGTACACCACCGCCGGAGCCACGGCGCGCAACGCCTGACGGGCGCGATCGACAATGCGCGGAGGGGCCGCGGGCGCAAACCACCAGCGGAGCAGCTCTTCCACCGCTTCCGAATAGCCGCGGCGGAGGAGGTCGAAGAACTCGGGCCGCACGCGCAGACGGGCGCCCGCGCCCAAGAGGATCAGTCCCCGCAGGCGGGCGGGAGCGTCCAGGGCCGCCTGGAGGGCGACCGCCGCGCCCAGCGAGTGACCGCCGAGGACGCAGGGCGCAGGGACCGTCGTGGCCACGAACTGCAACACCCACCCGGCCAGATCGGACACCGAGGACAGCCCGGGCCCGGTCGGATGCCCGGGCAGGTCGGGCGCCACGGCTTCGGGGAAGGCCAGCAGCTGGTTCTGCCACAGCTGTCCCAGGCCGCCGGCGCCGTGGAGGAGCACCATGGGAAGCAGCGGCCCGGGACGGGACATGCTCAGGAATGGCGAGTGGGGTGCGTCCGGCGGGTCGGCTGCGTGCGGCGATCCCCGGGGGCGGTCTGGTCGCGCCCCGCCCTGGCGCCGGGGAACCCGTCCAGGTAGCGGCGCGCCGCCTCGAAGCGCTTGAACAGACGGGTCTCCCAGTCTCCGGCCGCCAGATCGGCCTCCGGCATGAACAGCAACGCGGCGGCCGTGCCCAGGCGAAGTCCGAACTCCACGCCGGGATAGGGCTCGGCCACAGGGCGGACATTCCCGCGATCGAGAACCAGGCGCGGATCGACGCGGGCGATGACCTGCTCGAACTTACGAATGGCGTCGTCGACGGGAATCATCGGCTTTCATTGTACGCTAGTCGTGAAGAGATGAACAACGGACCCGGGGGCATCCTGTGGACTGGAAGAGCGCGTTCGATCGGGGACTTCTCTATCACGACTTTCTGGAACGCCACGGCACGGAGACGCATCGCAGGCGCTGGCAGGCCATCTACGACCGCGTGACGCTGACCCCCGCCCAGCGGGCGCTGGTGGCGGGATTCTCCCGGCAGATGTATCTGCTCTGTCTGGCCGGGACCTGGTGCGGGGATTGCGTCCGGGAGGGCGCCATCCTGCAGCGGATCGCGGAGGCCTCGCCCCGGATCGGACTGCGCTTCCTGGATCGTGAAGCGAACCCGGAGCTGGCCCGGGCGCTGTCCATCAACCGTGGCCTGCGCATCCCGATGGTCGTGTTCCTCAGCGAAGACTTCGCGGAGTGTGCCCGCTACGGCGAGCGGACACTGGCCACGTACCGGAAGATGGCCGTGGAAGGGCTGGGCCCCGCCTGCCCCGCGGGTATCGTGCCGCCCGGCGAGGAGTACCTGGCCACCGTGGCGCAGGAGTGGCTGAACGAGATTGAGCGCGTGCAGCTGATGCTGCGTCTGTCGCCCCGCCTGCGGCAGGTGCACGGCGATTGACGCGAACGAGGTGATCGGACGGCGAGGCGGAGCGGGGGCAGCGTCGGCCGATTGCTCCCCCCCGTCGTCCCGCTATAATAGGAGCGGTCCCGGCCCCATCGTCTAGCCTGGTCTAGGACATGGCCCTCTCAAGGCCAAGACACGGGTTCAAATCCCGTTGGGGCTACCAGGCGTCTACCTCGGGCATCTCCCCCGGGCTTACCGTGGTGGAGCGCAGGGTCATCGCCCGTTCGGACGAACTCCACCGGCAGATGCGCTATGTCGCGCGGAGGAAGTACCGGTGAAGAACCGGGTGGGCGACCCGAACCTCCCGCTGGCGTTCAAGATCGCGCAAACCTTCGGGCGGCCGATTGAGGAGATCTTCTTCCCCGACGGCGTGCGCGTTCCGGTTCGCGGGACCGGTCGGTCTCTTTGGCCGCGGCGAGGGACCGGCTCGCCGTGAGCGAGCGCGAGGGCTACCTGCGGATCGTTGCCGCCGCCGTGCTCTGGGGGAGCCTCGGAGTGGCGGGGCGCGTGGCCTTTCGAAACGGGGTCCTCCCGCTGGAGGCGGCGTTCCTGCGCGCGGGCATCGCCTTCGTGGCGATCCTCGCCGCCGTGCTCGCCACGGATCCCGGGCTGCTCCGCGTCCGCCGGCAGGACCTGCCCCTCTTCGGCGCCTTCGGG is part of the Armatimonadota bacterium genome and encodes:
- the pxpA gene encoding 5-oxoprolinase subunit PxpA, yielding MKIDLNADLGEGASTDTALLAVITSANIACGGHAGDERSMRRAVLEATARGVGIGAHPSYPDREGFGRRPMAMSHEALVDTLVRQIERLQEVARAAGTALVHIKAHGALYNVAVDDAATARAIGEAIRRVDSRLIAVALAGSPMAEVFRSMGLRTAEEAFIDRGYTAAGRLVPRDRPNALLTDARAAAARAVRMVRDGVVDSVEGAPVRLRAQTLCVHADTPGSPAIAAAVRQALEAAGIRVAPMRECMVEG
- a CDS encoding terpene cyclase/mutase family protein is translated as MNGYLARAVAYIQENGDELERGRLAGLLGRERPEPKAVRALLTRQNEDGGFPYQMVPGRPSAVTSTAAALQWLHDLRLAGTSQVERAGAYLLTVQRPDGTWEESPALIKYDPPPLARPGHAAGRTYCTALGAYWLARLLGVRHDSVQRAAQALRAWRDGGRPEDEPLQVAVLAAVVMAMIEGPGSAAAGLEALERVNPEAWTADRLVELLGGLHTAGFAAEDPLVAPAIRRLLGLQREDGGWTSEQGADREVDLSLRALGVLLAYGVPSGSG
- a CDS encoding alpha/beta hydrolase, whose translation is MSRPGPLLPMVLLHGAGGLGQLWQNQLLAFPEAVAPDLPGHPTGPGLSSVSDLAGWVLQFVATTVPAPCVLGGHSLGAAVALQAALDAPARLRGLILLGAGARLRVRPEFFDLLRRGYSEAVEELLRWWFAPAAPPRIVDRARQALRAVAPAVVYDDFWAADHFDVMARVREITVPTLIICGEEDRMTPVKYARYLHEQIAGSRLVIVPGAGHMVMLERPRETNAAIEEFLGTLRSS
- a CDS encoding thioredoxin family protein: MDWKSAFDRGLLYHDFLERHGTETHRRRWQAIYDRVTLTPAQRALVAGFSRQMYLLCLAGTWCGDCVREGAILQRIAEASPRIGLRFLDREANPELARALSINRGLRIPMVVFLSEDFAECARYGERTLATYRKMAVEGLGPACPAGIVPPGEEYLATVAQEWLNEIERVQLMLRLSPRLRQVHGD